From the genome of Acaryochloris thomasi RCC1774, one region includes:
- a CDS encoding DUF6999 family protein yields MPHTSSQTPPGCSESPVYTPQPYNRRDPNTWDVLYIDQAIPLDPVAKSYMLKDLQHWTRSYLLIPIKAIANIFLAIIMTIKRLLPFQFRAYRLMHQVAAFFLNHFVTPEACYLIIRHIGLGSNIANFLIENGPDPEIERSTLYPKTVHDLADRMAFLEHDLILYNFVWDYHQAQEEHPQWLAAVQERGLCFDSIQPIEVNIDFDKRRWCRILDLESAIELFKVFYSLCLTSDEFARAVLSLQLDENFGLYISNLTGDSRWNHVITNRHPLIPNSPFNAARDLFLHGLLTEYLHRYLELYQASR; encoded by the coding sequence ATGCCACATACCTCTTCCCAGACGCCGCCGGGTTGCTCCGAGTCGCCCGTCTATACTCCTCAACCCTATAATCGCCGTGATCCGAACACTTGGGATGTTTTATACATCGATCAGGCGATTCCCCTCGATCCAGTGGCGAAATCCTACATGCTCAAGGATTTGCAGCACTGGACCCGGAGCTATTTGCTGATTCCAATTAAAGCGATCGCAAATATCTTCCTCGCCATCATCATGACGATCAAGCGTCTATTACCATTCCAGTTCCGAGCCTATCGCTTGATGCATCAGGTTGCGGCTTTCTTTCTCAATCACTTCGTTACGCCCGAAGCCTGCTACCTGATTATTCGCCACATCGGCCTCGGATCTAACATCGCTAATTTCTTAATTGAGAATGGTCCCGATCCTGAAATTGAACGCTCAACCCTGTACCCAAAAACGGTCCATGACTTAGCCGACCGCATGGCGTTTCTAGAACATGATCTGATTCTGTATAACTTCGTTTGGGACTATCACCAGGCCCAAGAAGAACATCCCCAGTGGCTGGCAGCGGTTCAAGAGCGAGGGTTATGCTTCGATAGTATTCAGCCCATTGAAGTCAATATTGACTTTGACAAGCGCCGCTGGTGCAGGATTCTCGATCTCGAATCCGCGATCGAGCTATTCAAGGTCTTTTATTCCCTTTGTTTAACAAGCGATGAGTTTGCCCGAGCGGTTTTATCACTGCAGCTCGATGAGAATTTTGGCCTTTATATCAGCAACCTGACAGGAGACAGCCGCTGGAACCATGTGATCACCAATCGCCATCCGCTGATTCCCAACAGTCCCTTTAACGCTGCCAGAGATCTCTTTCTCCACGGCCTACTAACGGAATATCTGCACCGCTATTTAGAACTTTATCAAGCCAGCCGATAA
- a CDS encoding beta-ketoacyl-ACP synthase III yields the protein MPSAYINEIGKFLPGDAIPNHEIEAHLGQVNGQPSRARKCVLKRNGIQQRYYAIDAQQKTCYSNSQMAAHAVRDGLANAPLMAQEVDLLACGTTLPDLLVPGFASMVHGELPELSPLEIVSTQGVCCSGVAALNYAISQLELGKRKNAISTASEFASRLFKHTKFEAETSIQTGASLPFDTEFLRWMLSDGAGAFILQDRPNPKGLSLRVDWIELISHANAYPVCMSAGSVDGHKSWLDYPSYIEAAQAGAMNLRQNTRLLDQVVKLGVEGWLKLIEMGRVNPQEIDWLLCHYSSHFFKSKIVDLLEKANCMIPEHKWFTNLYTRGNTGCASIYLMLEELFHSGKLQADQKIFCFVPESGRFTTAYMMLTVVQAKPQSLPASPQFSSVNKPESKQQPAPIEVSKSADLLRQLTLTWLEFERQLRSVPLVHRLHNGTFSLEDYQALLRNLRPQVAEGARWIARAASNFTDFQLRSTFIKHAQEEHRDFQMLEQNYVAVGGNPIEILNAQKNIGGEALSAFIFHKASQLDPVDLIGSMMIIEGVGNQLAGQWAKRIQATLNLSTEQVSFLAYHGDNDASHLQKLDALLQADWMTDDIAQRIFKTAQVTARLYRLQLEEIE from the coding sequence ATGCCCAGTGCCTATATCAATGAGATCGGAAAGTTTCTGCCGGGGGATGCAATTCCCAACCATGAAATAGAAGCCCACCTTGGCCAGGTCAACGGTCAACCCTCTAGAGCCAGAAAATGTGTTCTCAAGCGCAACGGCATCCAGCAGCGCTATTACGCGATCGATGCGCAGCAAAAAACCTGCTATTCCAACAGTCAAATGGCAGCCCATGCCGTTCGAGATGGCTTAGCCAATGCTCCACTGATGGCTCAAGAGGTTGACCTCCTTGCCTGTGGAACGACACTCCCAGACCTCTTAGTACCCGGATTTGCCAGTATGGTTCATGGTGAACTGCCCGAGCTGTCACCATTGGAGATTGTTTCGACCCAAGGCGTTTGCTGTTCTGGCGTTGCGGCACTTAACTATGCGATCTCGCAGCTTGAGTTGGGGAAACGAAAGAATGCGATCTCAACTGCTTCCGAGTTCGCCTCACGATTGTTCAAGCACACCAAATTTGAAGCCGAAACCTCCATTCAGACCGGTGCCTCACTCCCCTTCGATACCGAATTCCTGCGCTGGATGCTCTCAGACGGAGCCGGAGCCTTCATTCTTCAAGATCGCCCTAACCCAAAAGGTTTGAGCCTACGCGTCGATTGGATTGAACTGATCTCTCATGCCAATGCCTATCCCGTCTGCATGTCTGCTGGGTCCGTAGATGGTCATAAAAGCTGGCTAGACTATCCTTCCTATATCGAAGCCGCCCAGGCTGGAGCCATGAATCTCCGCCAAAATACTCGGCTACTAGATCAGGTGGTCAAGCTCGGGGTTGAAGGCTGGCTGAAGTTAATTGAAATGGGTCGTGTGAATCCGCAAGAGATCGATTGGCTGCTCTGTCACTATTCCTCTCACTTCTTCAAAAGCAAAATTGTGGACCTGCTGGAGAAAGCCAACTGCATGATTCCTGAACACAAATGGTTTACGAACCTCTACACAAGGGGCAATACCGGCTGTGCTTCGATTTATCTGATGCTGGAAGAATTATTCCATTCCGGCAAACTACAGGCCGACCAAAAAATCTTTTGTTTCGTACCCGAAAGCGGACGATTTACTACCGCATACATGATGCTAACCGTTGTGCAGGCTAAGCCCCAATCTTTACCGGCAAGTCCTCAATTCTCCTCAGTCAACAAACCTGAGAGCAAGCAACAGCCAGCCCCCATAGAGGTATCAAAATCAGCCGATCTACTGCGTCAACTCACCTTAACGTGGCTTGAGTTCGAGCGCCAACTTCGCTCAGTGCCCCTCGTGCATAGGCTCCATAACGGCACCTTCTCGCTCGAGGACTATCAGGCGCTGCTGCGTAACCTGCGTCCACAGGTTGCTGAGGGTGCAAGGTGGATTGCCCGGGCAGCCTCTAATTTCACAGACTTTCAGCTCCGCTCCACCTTTATCAAACATGCTCAAGAAGAGCATCGAGACTTCCAAATGCTAGAGCAGAATTATGTTGCGGTAGGCGGTAACCCCATAGAGATTCTCAATGCCCAAAAGAACATTGGTGGTGAAGCTCTCTCAGCCTTTATCTTCCATAAAGCTTCTCAGCTCGACCCCGTTGATCTGATCGGCAGCATGATGATCATTGAAGGGGTTGGCAACCAGCTTGCCGGACAATGGGCAAAGCGAATCCAGGCCACGCTAAATCTATCGACGGAGCAGGTTTCTTTTTTGGCCTACCACGGCGACAACGACGCATCGCACCTACAAAAGCTCGATGCACTGCTGCAGGCTGACTGGATGACGGACGACATTGCCCAGAGAATTTTCAAAACGGCTCAAGTCACGGCCCGACTCTATCGACTTCAGCTAGAGGAGATTGAATAA
- a CDS encoding type 1 glutamine amidotransferase domain-containing protein, whose amino-acid sequence MKILMILTSHDRLGDTDKKTGFWLEEFTAPYYVFKDAQAQITLASPKGGQPPLDPKSNDPSQQTDSTHRFDADPEAQAALANTVTLNSINAADYDAVFYPGGHGPLWDLAEDSKSIAVIEAMFAAGKTVSAVCHAPAVFRHTKTPDGAPLVQGKSVTGFSNTEEAAVELTEIVPFLVEDELKSRGGNYSKGEDWQPYILTDGKLITGQNPASSAAVAQAVLKQLQG is encoded by the coding sequence ATGAAGATTCTCATGATTTTGACCTCCCACGATCGCTTGGGCGACACCGATAAGAAAACAGGCTTTTGGCTAGAAGAATTTACGGCCCCCTATTACGTCTTTAAAGATGCTCAGGCCCAGATCACACTCGCTTCTCCTAAAGGAGGACAGCCTCCCCTTGACCCGAAAAGCAATGACCCGAGCCAGCAAACTGATTCTACCCATCGTTTTGATGCCGATCCAGAAGCCCAAGCCGCACTTGCCAATACAGTGACCCTGAACAGCATCAACGCTGCTGACTATGATGCCGTTTTCTATCCCGGAGGTCACGGGCCGCTATGGGATCTGGCAGAAGACTCTAAGTCTATTGCGGTGATTGAGGCGATGTTTGCCGCTGGGAAAACGGTCTCTGCTGTGTGTCATGCTCCTGCTGTATTTCGCCATACTAAGACGCCTGATGGCGCGCCTCTTGTGCAAGGAAAATCTGTGACTGGCTTTAGCAATACGGAAGAGGCTGCTGTTGAATTGACTGAGATCGTCCCCTTTTTAGTTGAAGATGAACTCAAATCTAGGGGTGGCAACTACTCCAAGGGCGAAGACTGGCAACCCTACATCCTCACGGATGGAAAATTGATCACGGGTCAGAATCCAGCATCCTCGGCGGCGGTGGCTCAGGCCGTTTTGAAGCAACTGCAAGGATAG